The Bradyrhizobium guangxiense genomic sequence CAAAGCCGTGCGAACAAGCGTTCGGTCACGACATCGCGCACCTCGCGATCCCTGGGGGCCCGACGCGCGAGATCGCGCACGGCTGGACAGCCGTCCCAGGCCGGTTCTCAGCCGGCCGCCGCTGCAATGGAACGCGGCACGGATCCGGTCAGGGGTTTTGTACCCGTCGTCAGCTCGGCTGCGATGAAGTCCGACACGCCCATCCTCGAGACCCCACAATCCGTTTCCGTCGTCAGCCGCGACCAGCTCGATGCCCGTTCGGTCACGACGCTGGTCGAAGGTTTGCAGTATGTCGCGGGTCTCGCCATCCAGCCCGGCGGCAAGGACCCGCGGTTCGACAACGTCTACATCCGCGGCTTCGACAACAATGGCTACGGCGCCTATCGCGACGGACTTCGCGAGGTCGGCGATCCCAACTTCTTGTCGCTGTTCCGCAACGAGCCCTACGGCTTCGAGCGCATCGACGTCATCAAGGGGCCGAGCTCCGTCATGTACGGGCAGGGCGCGCCGGGCGGCCTCGTCGACGTCATCAGCAAGCGGCCGACCGACAAGGCCTTTGGCGAGATCGTCGGTCAGTTCGGCAATTACGACCGGTTTCAGGGCGCATTCGATTTCGGCGGGCCCGCGACCAAGGACGGCACGCTGCTCTACCGGTTGACCGGCGTGTTCCGCGATTCCGACGCGCAGATCGCCAACTTCTCGAATTTCGTGAAGGACAACCGGACCTATATCGCTCCCGGCGTGACCTGGAAGCCGACCAACGACACCACGCTGACCATTCTCGCCGACTATACCCACGATCTGACCGGCAACGCCTTTCCGCTGTCTATGGCTCATCTCAGCGGCGGAAAGGTCACCGGTATCACGGCGCTGCCGCTGTTCCTCGGTGACCCCAGCTACAACAGGTTCGACCAGGAGCAGGAGCGCGTCGGCTATCAGTTCGAGCATCGGTTCAGCAACAATCTGATCTTCGAATCGAAGGCTCGCTACGGCCACACCGAGCTCGACTATCGCTATCTGACGTTCATCGGAACTCCGCTTGATACGACGACGGTCTTTCCGCGTCGCGCGATGCGCATCCAGGAGCAAGTCGATACCCTGTCGACCGACAACCACCTGATTAGCAAGTTCGGCACGGGGCCGCTTCAGCACACGGTGGTCTCCGGCGTCGACTATCTGACGTTCAACATGACGGACCGGACCTATTCCGGAATTGCGCCGTCGCTCAGCAAGATCAATCCAGTCTACGACCAAGCCATCGCGGTTCCGACTACGGTCGTCACTCCATCAGCGAACCAGACGATCGACCAGGTGGGCGTCTATGTGCAGGACCAGATGAAGATCCAGAACTGGATCTTTACATTGGGCGGACGTTACGACGCCTCCGAGCAGAACACCTACGCCTTGGCGACCAACAAGACCACCGACACCAAGGACACCGCCTTTACCAAGCGAGGCGCCGTCTCCTACGTGTTCGATTCCGGCGTGGCACCTTACTACAGCTACTCGGAATCCTTCCTGCCGACCCCGGGCACGGACTTTTCGGGCAGCCCGTTCAAGCCGACGACGGCGCAGCAGCATGAGATCGGCGTTAAATACCAGCCGTCGCGAACCCTGTTGATGACGGTGGCGCTGTATGACCTGACGCGGCAAAACTCACTCACGAGCGATCCATCGCATCTCGGCTTCTCGGTCCAGCTCGGCGAGGTGAACTCGCGTGGTATCGAGTTCGAGACGCTGGCGCAGATCGTGCCCGGGCTAAACCTCGTGGCGACCTACACCAATCAGGATGTGAAGGTGACCCAAACCACCGCTGCCGCTGACCTCGGCAAGGTGCCGACGCTGGTGGCCCGCCAGATGGCGTCGGCCTATCTCGACTACACGATCCAGGGTGGGACGTGGGACGGTTGGGGTCTTGGCGGCGGCGTCCGCTACAACGGACCGACCTTTGCCGACACCACCAACACCATCGTCAACGAAGGTTACGTCGTGTTCGATGCTGGCCTGCATTATCGCCAGCCGAAGGGCGTGAACCTGGCGCTGAACGTGAAGAACATCGCCGACCGTGTCACGCTTGCCTGCACGACGAGTGGCGGCTGCCAATACACCAGCCCGCGCACCATCACGGGCACGGTCAGCTATCGCTGGTAGGGATCGTCATGGTTCAGGCACGCACGATCCGCCTATGGTCCCGCATTCACACCGGGACCTCGCTGGTGTGCATGCTGTTCCTGCTGATGCTGTGCGTGACGGGGCTTCCGCTGGTCTTTCACGACGAGATCGACGATCTGCTCGAGGACGAGATTGCGGCGCCCGTCATGCCGGAGGGTACGGCGCGGCTTTCGCTCGACCGGATGATCGCCGCGGCTCAGACCCGGTTTCCCGGTCAGTATGTCCTGCTTCTCAATCTGAAGCAGACGGAGCCGCTGGTGACGGTCGCGGTTTCTCCGACCGCTGTTCCGGCACCTGGTAACTTCCATCGCCTCACGCTCGATGCCCGGACGGCCAAGGTGCTCGGGGAGGAAGCGCCGCATCAGGATGTCATGGACATCGTGTTGCGCATTCACAAGGACATGTTCGCAGGTCTGCCTGGCGAATTGTTTCTCGGTGCGATGGGGCTTGTTTTCGCCGCGTCGATCATATCGGGTGTGATCGTGTATTGGCCGTTCATGCGACGGCTCGAATTCGGTACGATCCGCCGGCGGTCGTCGCCTCGCGCCAAATGGCTCGACACCCATAATCTCCTCGGCATCGTCACCGTGACCTGGACGATGGTCGTCGGCCTCACCGGCATGATCAACACGCTGGCGACGCCGCTGTTTGATTTGTGGCGTGCGCAGTTGATCCCGGTCTTGCTGGCGCCTCATCTCGGCAAGCCCGTGGCTCCGATCCCTTCGGTCCAGGCCGCCGTCGACCTCGTTCGCGCCAGATTTCCCGATCGTTTGGTCACCTCGGTGACGATGCCGACATCGGCGCGCTTCGGCAGTCCGCAGCACCTCGTGGTCTGGACCAAGGGCGCGACGCCCTTCACGGCGCGCATGCTCCAGCCGATGCTGGTCGACGCCAATGACGGCAGGACGATCGTGGCCCCCGAGGTGCCCTGGTATCTGAAGACGCTTCAGGTCTCGCGTCCGCTGCATTTCGGCGACTATGGCGGGCTTCCGCTGAAGATCATCTGGGCGCTGCTGGACGTCATCGCGATCGTCGTGCTCGTCAGCGGAATCTATCTCTGGGTGGCAAGGCGAAAGCCCTCCGTGCGCCGCAAGCTGCTCGATGCCGGCGGCCCGACCGCGGCGGTCGGCGCTTAGCCCATGGCCACTCCCGCCCCGAACCAGCCTCGTGTTCACAGGAGCGCATGGGACGTCTTCCGCATCCCACTCCTGGTCGACGTCGCCTGCGGCCTGGGACTGGGGTTCGCGCTGGTCGGAGATGGCGTGTGGGACGGACTCTCCTGGCTGGCATTGTCGTTGCCGATCGTTCTGACGATCGTCTGCTGGTGCCGCGCGAATGATCCGCGCTGAGGGTCACGGCCGGCGATCGGGCTCCGACAGATGGTGCTCCTCGATATCGTAGCCGACCTCGTGTCTCTCGTCCTTGCCGCCAAGCATCCGATGCAGCCAGCGTTCGACCCGGCGGCCGATCGTGAGCAGAACGAAGGCGAAGGCCAGCGCGATCAGGACGATCTTCCATTGCCCGGCGCCGCAGGCAATGCCGAGACAGGCGGCGAGAAAGGTGCAGGCCGCGCTGGTCAGGCCCCGCACGCGAAAACGGTCGCTCTCGTGGACGATGACGCCAGCCCCGAGAAAGCCGATCCCGGTCAGGATGCCCTGGATCACACGGCTCGCCGCATCGGTGATCTTGCCGGGTTCGGCAAATTGGACCGCAAGCAGCACGACGGTTGCGGTGGAGAGCCCGACGATGCCGAGCGTCTTCAGCCCGATCGGCTTGCCGTGCAGGTCGCGGTTCAGGCCGATCGCACTGCCGGCGAGCGTGGCGCTGCCGAGGCGCAGCAAAATTTCGGGCCAATCCAGCTCGATCATATCTTGTCCGTCATCTCGTCGGCCGCGTCCCATGAGATCGTATGCCGGCTTGCTGTGGCAAGGGACGCCGGGTTCGCGCCGGCGAAACATAGTCTATGCGGGCGAGAGGCTCAACGCGGTGCGCAAGCCGGGGGCATGATACTGTAATTTGCGGAAGTGGTGTCCGCCCCTTACCGCAGCGGCTTCTTCAGCAGCGAGAAGCGGTCGGGGTCGAGGCCCATCGACGGCTGCAGCATCGGGGCTTCGACGCTGGACATGGTCTTGGCGGGCGGGGCCGAGAACACCGGATCGTTCGGCACGTCGCGCTGCGAGGTGGCACCGCGCCAGCGCTCGAGCACGGCGCTGACGAAATGCATGTCGTGGCCCGAGGTGACGGACGGCACGCTCGAGATGGTGGCTTCGCCGCGCGGCAATTGATGCGGCGGTACTTCCTTGAAGCGCAGGCGGGTCGGCAGCGCGACGCCTTCGCCGAAGGCCAGCACTTCACGCGTTCCGAGCGAGGGCACGAAGGAGAGCAGGTTCGCGGCCGCATCCGACACCGCGGCGCGCAGCAGTGCCTGGTCGCGGTCGTTGGCAAGACGCATCGTGAACAGCGTGTTGCACTGGGAGATGATGGTGGCGTCGAGCTCGGCCGGACGCTGGGTGATGAGACCGAGATAGACGCCGTATTTGCGGCCTTCCTTGGCGATGCGCGAGACCGCCTTGCGGGTCGGCCCGAAGCCGATGTTGCGGTCGGCAGAGGCGTAGCGATGCGCTTCCTCGCACACGAACAGCAGCGGCGAGACCCCGTCGCTCCACAGGCCGAAGTCGAACGCCATGCGACAGAGCACCGAGACGACGGAATCGATGACTTCTGCCGGGAAGCCGGCGAGTTGCATCACCGTCATCGGCTTGCCGTTCGCGGGGAGGCGGAACAGATGGCTGATGACCTCGGCCATGGTGTCGCCGCCGACATTGGCGTTGTCGAACATGAAGGCGTAGCGCGGGTCGTTGCGCACCGCCTCGATGCGCGAGATCAGCTTGTGATAGATGATGCGCGATGAGCGGTTCTCGAGCTTGCCCATGCGCTCGTCGATCAGCGACAGCAGGTCGACCAGACGATAGGGCACCGGCGTGTCGACGGTGTAGCCGACCTGCTTGGGATCGATGCGCTTGAGGCCGATGCGGTCGGCGTTCTGGTACTGGGTGTAGACGCCCTTGGCGAGCGGGATCACCTCGGCGAGAATGTCGAGCTCTTCCGGCACGCCGGCGCGGCCGCCGAACAGCACGTCGACGATTTCCTCGAAATTGAACAGCCAGAACGGCAGCTTCAGGTTCCGCGGGTTCAGCACCAGCGCGCGGTCGCCGAAGCAGCGGCCATATTCGTTGTGCACGTCGAGCAGGAAGATGCGCAGGTTCGGACGCGCCTTCAGGATCTCGTTGAGCAGCAGCGACACGCCGGTGGATTTGCCGACGCCGGTCGATCCCAGCACCGCAAAATGCTTGGACAGCATTTCCTCGACGTCGACATAGGCGACCACCGAGCGGTCCTGCTGCAGGAAGCCGACATTGATCTGGTCCGAGCCGGTCGGTGCGTAGATCGTGCGCAGCTCCTGGCTCGTGATCAGATCGACGGCGTCGCCGATGGTCGGATAATTGGTGACGCCGCGCTGGAATTTCGGCTTGTCGCTGGCATTGAGGATCTCGCCGAGCAAGTCGACCGAGGCGATCGCGATGTAATTGTCCGCGCCCGACAGATTCTCGCAGGACACCTCGGTGATCATCGCGACGATGACCGAGCTGGCGCAGCGAATGCTGACAAAGCGGCCGACGGTCGCACGAACTTCCGAGATCGGCATCTGGCCGGTCGCCAACAGCCCGACCCGGGCGAGCGATCCACGTACCGAAATCACGCGTCCAAAGGATGTCACGATCAATGAACCGGGCAAGAGCGAGGAATTTGTTCCAGACTATGTGTGGCCGCCGCTGCACAAACGGTTAAACGCCGGGCGCGCCCGCTCCGTTAAATCTGCGGTAATTCGGTCGGGAGCTTTGTCGCAAATGCAAAATATTGGGTCGAAACGCCAGGAAAATACGGCATTTCGAGGCGATTTAGGCGAGGCGGCCTTAAGGAAGAGTTTACCATCCGGGCAAGCTGACCTCAGTCCCAATGACCCAACGCGAGCAGCCGAGGAGCCATTCGCAACGAGAGGGCCGGTTGATTTGTTGACGGGACCTAATCATTTGTACATTAGTACAAATGAAATCATAACCAATGCTGCCGCGCAGGGGCGCGCGTCGTTGTGCCCCAATGGCCCCGTCGGTCAGCAGCCGAGTCCCGGAGGAAATCATGCAGCCCGAACCGATCCTCGATCTCGCCCATCTCGGCCATATGGAGCTGCTGACGCCGAGGCCCGACGAGAGCCTGAAATTCTTCGTCGACGTCATGGGCATGACGGTCAGCGGCCAGAAGGGCGAGTCGGTCTATTTGCGCGGCTGGGACGATTACGAGCGCTATTCGCTCAAGCTCACGGCGTCGAAGACATCGGGCATGGGTCACATGGCGCTACGCGCGCGTAGCCAGCAGGCGCTCGAGCGCCGCGTCGCCGCGCTCAAGGGAACCGGCTTCGACATCGGCTGGATCGACGGCGACATGGGGCAGGGCCCGACCTTCCGCTGCCGCGATCCCGACGGGCACATCGTCGAGCTCTATTACGAGACCGAATGGTACCAGGCTCCGCCGGAGCTGAGGCCCGCGCTGAAGAACCAGGCGCAGCGCTTTCCCGCGCGCGGCGTCAATGTCCGTCGCCTCGATCATCTCAACTGCCTCGCCGTCGACATCAAGGCCAACCGCGAGTTCTTCGAGAACTACCTCGGCTGCCGCCTCACCGAGCAAATCGTGCTCAATGACGGCCGGGAAGCGGCGATGTGGCTGACGATGTCGAACAAGAGCTACGACTTTGCCTATTCGCTCGACCATTCAGGCGTGCCGGGCCGCTTCCATCACGTCACCTACGCGCTCGACAGCCGCGAGGAGATCCTTCGTGCTGCCGATATCTTCCTCGAGAACGGCGTGCACATCGAGACCGGGCCACACAAGCACGCGATCCAGCAGACCTTCTTTCTTTACGTCTACGAACCCGGCGGCAACCGTGTCGAGGTCGCCAATGCCGGCGCCCGCCTGATTCTCGCGCCCGACTGGAAGCCGATCGTGTGGACCGAGGAGGAGCGCAAGAAGGGCCAGGCCTGGGGGTTGAAGACGATCGAGTCCTTCCACACCCACGGCACGCCACCGGTGGAGGTGAAGAAGCACGGGTAGCGTTGTGGCTCTGCGCTTCATTCAGCGTCATTCGTGGGCCGGAGCGTAGCGAGGGAGCCCGGAATCCATAAACACCAGCCGGGGTTATGGATTTCGGGCTCGCCGCTTCGCGGCGCCCCGGAATGACGTTAGTGGGCTGAACTCCGCACGCGTGCGATCGTCTCGCGCACGCCGGTCCAGGCCGCCTTGCCGGGTGCGAACTGCCTACGCAGGAAGTTGACGAGCTCCTCGACCTGCGCGTCGCTCATGCTGTTCCTGAACGCCGGCATATAGCCGAGATCGCTCGACACTGGCTCGGCGATGCCGTGCAGGATCACCTGCACGAGATTATCCGATGTCTCACTGTGCAGATTGCTGTTGAGCGCGAGCGAGGGGCGGCTGCCGAATAGCGGCAGGGCGCCGACCTCGTGGCAGACCGCGCAGGCGCCCTGGTAGAGGCGGGCGCCGGTCGAGGAGGCGACGGTGACTTGCGTCGCGCTCTCGAGCTTCGCGGCGAGTGCGTCCTGCGGCGCAATCGGCGCGTCGTTGAACGCGTTGAGATAGATCGCCATCGCACGAATGTCCTGGTCGGGCAGGGCCTTGAGGTCCCTGACGACAGGCGCCATGGGGCCGGCCGCGACGCCGTGATAGCGGGAATGTCCGGTGCGCAAATAGGCGAACAGCTCGTCCTCGTTCCACGGGATCGGTGCGCGCGAGAGCGAGGTCAACGCCGGTGCTTCCCAGCCTTCGGCAAAGCCGCCGGCAAGATAGCTTTCGCGCTGCTCGGCGCCGAGCGCGTTGCGCGGCGAATGGCAAGCGCTGCAATGGCCGAGGCTCTCGACCAGATAAGCGCCGCGATTCCAGGCCTCGGACTTTGCGGGATCGGGCTTGAACTCCTTGGTTTGATGGAACAGTGCGTTCCAGCCTGCCAGCAGCGGGCGCAGATTGAACGGGAAGGCGAGCGTGTTGGCGGGGGTCGTCGCGCGCACCGCGGGCTGCGCCATCAGGTAAGCATAGAGCGCTTGCAGATCGGCGTCGCTGGTCTTTGAAAAATGCGTGTAGGGGAAGGCGGGATAGAGCGGCCGTCCGTCGCGATGCAGTCCGTCGCGCATGGCGCGTTCGAAGGCGGGGTAGGACCAGGCTCCGATGCCGGTCTCGACATCGGGTGTGATGTTGGTGCTGTGGATCGTGCCGAACGGCGTTTCCAGCGCACGCCCGCCGGCATTGAGCGCGCCGCCAAGCTTGGTATGGCACTCCGCGCAATTGCCGAGCGCCGCGAGCTGCGCGCCGCGGGCGATCGTCGCCGCGGAATAGACCGACGCGTCGGGCCGTGCGATCGGCGCAATCGCGCGGCCAGGAAGCACCGCGGCGCCGACGCCGATGGCGGCCGTGCAGACGGCCGCAATCGTCGCGAAGATGCCGGCGCGCTTGGTGAATGGATTTGCCCAGATGCGAGATGGCGGCGATGCTGCCGGCGCGGGCAGCGCCTGCGGCCTTACCGCTGCATCGCCGTGCAACCCTTTCAGGATGCGCTCCGGCGTGAACGGCGGCTCGCGAAAGCGCACGCCGGTGGCATCGAAGATCGCATTGGCAATCGCGGCTGCGCTCGGCACGGACGCGGACTCGCCGACGCCGAGCGGCGGCTGATCCTGCCGCGGCAGCATCAGCACGTCGATCTTGGGCACGTCCGGGAAGGGGATGATCGGATAGGCGCCCCATTCGCGCGCCGCCACCGCGCCGCGCTCGAACGAGACCTCCTCCATCAGTGCGCGGCTGGTGGACTGGATGACATTGCCGTGGATCTGGTGGCGCACGCCGTCCGGGTTGATCATCAGTCCGGAATCCTGCCCTGCGACCACGCGGGTCACGCTGACGTCGCCGGTCGTCTTGTTCACGGCAACGTCGGTGACCCAGGCCGACCACGCCGCGCCGTAGCCGGGAAACTTGCTGTGGACGTAAAGAGCATAGGCAAAGCCGCGGCCGTGCACGACCTCGCCGTCCTTCTCCTCGCGCACGGGGCGTGGTTTCCACCCCGCGCGTTCGGCGACCGCGTTGACGAGATCGACGGCGCGCGGGTCTTTCAGATAGCGCAGGCGGTACTCGATCGGATCGACGCCGGCCTCGGTTGCGGCCTCGTCGATGTAGGATTCGTGCGCAAAGGTGTTCGGCAGGGCCGAGACGCCGCGAAACCAGGAGGCGCGCACGATCGGCGGCATGTCGTGGGCGACGACGCGCATGTTGTCGTAGTCATAGGGCGGGATCGCGGTGCGGTCGCCCATCTGCAGCACGGCCGGCTCCGGTGCGATGCGGCCGGTCAGCAGCAGCGCCAGCGTCGGCGCGCCATTCGACGGATAGCGCGTGGCGAGATCGTAACCGGCGATGCCGCCGTGGGCATCGAGCCCGCCATCGACGTCGATGAGCTGCGCGGTGCCCTTGGGCTCCCAGGCATGCTCCTGCTCGCGCGTCAGCTGCACGCGCACGGGCCGGCGGACCGCGCGCGACAGCAGCAGTGCGTCGGCCGTGACGTCGTCGGCGCAGTTGCGGCCATAGCAGCCGGCGGCCTCCAGCCGGAT encodes the following:
- a CDS encoding ATP-binding protein, whose product is MTSFGRVISVRGSLARVGLLATGQMPISEVRATVGRFVSIRCASSVIVAMITEVSCENLSGADNYIAIASVDLLGEILNASDKPKFQRGVTNYPTIGDAVDLITSQELRTIYAPTGSDQINVGFLQQDRSVVAYVDVEEMLSKHFAVLGSTGVGKSTGVSLLLNEILKARPNLRIFLLDVHNEYGRCFGDRALVLNPRNLKLPFWLFNFEEIVDVLFGGRAGVPEELDILAEVIPLAKGVYTQYQNADRIGLKRIDPKQVGYTVDTPVPYRLVDLLSLIDERMGKLENRSSRIIYHKLISRIEAVRNDPRYAFMFDNANVGGDTMAEVISHLFRLPANGKPMTVMQLAGFPAEVIDSVVSVLCRMAFDFGLWSDGVSPLLFVCEEAHRYASADRNIGFGPTRKAVSRIAKEGRKYGVYLGLITQRPAELDATIISQCNTLFTMRLANDRDQALLRAAVSDAAANLLSFVPSLGTREVLAFGEGVALPTRLRFKEVPPHQLPRGEATISSVPSVTSGHDMHFVSAVLERWRGATSQRDVPNDPVFSAPPAKTMSSVEAPMLQPSMGLDPDRFSLLKKPLR
- a CDS encoding TonB-dependent siderophore receptor, with product MKSDTPILETPQSVSVVSRDQLDARSVTTLVEGLQYVAGLAIQPGGKDPRFDNVYIRGFDNNGYGAYRDGLREVGDPNFLSLFRNEPYGFERIDVIKGPSSVMYGQGAPGGLVDVISKRPTDKAFGEIVGQFGNYDRFQGAFDFGGPATKDGTLLYRLTGVFRDSDAQIANFSNFVKDNRTYIAPGVTWKPTNDTTLTILADYTHDLTGNAFPLSMAHLSGGKVTGITALPLFLGDPSYNRFDQEQERVGYQFEHRFSNNLIFESKARYGHTELDYRYLTFIGTPLDTTTVFPRRAMRIQEQVDTLSTDNHLISKFGTGPLQHTVVSGVDYLTFNMTDRTYSGIAPSLSKINPVYDQAIAVPTTVVTPSANQTIDQVGVYVQDQMKIQNWIFTLGGRYDASEQNTYALATNKTTDTKDTAFTKRGAVSYVFDSGVAPYYSYSESFLPTPGTDFSGSPFKPTTAQQHEIGVKYQPSRTLLMTVALYDLTRQNSLTSDPSHLGFSVQLGEVNSRGIEFETLAQIVPGLNLVATYTNQDVKVTQTTAAADLGKVPTLVARQMASAYLDYTIQGGTWDGWGLGGGVRYNGPTFADTTNTIVNEGYVVFDAGLHYRQPKGVNLALNVKNIADRVTLACTTSGGCQYTSPRTITGTVSYRW
- a CDS encoding molybdopterin cofactor-binding domain-containing protein; translated protein: MASPVSNGAEHPSGSLVVARTVDEVTSETFVRITADGSVTAYNGHVDLGTGIRTALGQIVAEELDVSFARVVVVLGDTALVPNQGATIASETIQITAVPLRKAAAQARHFLIARAAERLEVPAADLRVEDGLVRGRDNRSVSYGELIGGEAIRLELADDVTVKPVGDYSIVGQSTPRVDLPAKATGELTFVHDVRVPGMLHGRVVRPPYAGVDAGPFVGTSLIAVDESSVRDIPGIMAVVRLGDFVGIVADREENAIRAAEQLKVSWKPTPTLTDLSDVETALRANPSTPRTLIDKGDVGAAIAGAAKPMQRTYVWPYQMHASIGPSCAVADFQDGNVRVWSGTQNPHVLRSDLALLIERPESEIEIIRLEAAGCYGRNCADDVTADALLLSRAVRRPVRVQLTREQEHAWEPKGTAQLIDVDGGLDAHGGIAGYDLATRYPSNGAPTLALLLTGRIAPEPAVLQMGDRTAIPPYDYDNMRVVAHDMPPIVRASWFRGVSALPNTFAHESYIDEAATEAGVDPIEYRLRYLKDPRAVDLVNAVAERAGWKPRPVREEKDGEVVHGRGFAYALYVHSKFPGYGAAWSAWVTDVAVNKTTGDVSVTRVVAGQDSGLMINPDGVRHQIHGNVIQSTSRALMEEVSFERGAVAAREWGAYPIIPFPDVPKIDVLMLPRQDQPPLGVGESASVPSAAAIANAIFDATGVRFREPPFTPERILKGLHGDAAVRPQALPAPAASPPSRIWANPFTKRAGIFATIAAVCTAAIGVGAAVLPGRAIAPIARPDASVYSAATIARGAQLAALGNCAECHTKLGGALNAGGRALETPFGTIHSTNITPDVETGIGAWSYPAFERAMRDGLHRDGRPLYPAFPYTHFSKTSDADLQALYAYLMAQPAVRATTPANTLAFPFNLRPLLAGWNALFHQTKEFKPDPAKSEAWNRGAYLVESLGHCSACHSPRNALGAEQRESYLAGGFAEGWEAPALTSLSRAPIPWNEDELFAYLRTGHSRYHGVAAGPMAPVVRDLKALPDQDIRAMAIYLNAFNDAPIAPQDALAAKLESATQVTVASSTGARLYQGACAVCHEVGALPLFGSRPSLALNSNLHSETSDNLVQVILHGIAEPVSSDLGYMPAFRNSMSDAQVEELVNFLRRQFAPGKAAWTGVRETIARVRSSAH
- a CDS encoding MgtC/SapB family protein; protein product: MIELDWPEILLRLGSATLAGSAIGLNRDLHGKPIGLKTLGIVGLSTATVVLLAVQFAEPGKITDAASRVIQGILTGIGFLGAGVIVHESDRFRVRGLTSAACTFLAACLGIACGAGQWKIVLIALAFAFVLLTIGRRVERWLHRMLGGKDERHEVGYDIEEHHLSEPDRRP
- a CDS encoding PepSY-associated TM helix domain-containing protein; translation: MVQARTIRLWSRIHTGTSLVCMLFLLMLCVTGLPLVFHDEIDDLLEDEIAAPVMPEGTARLSLDRMIAAAQTRFPGQYVLLLNLKQTEPLVTVAVSPTAVPAPGNFHRLTLDARTAKVLGEEAPHQDVMDIVLRIHKDMFAGLPGELFLGAMGLVFAASIISGVIVYWPFMRRLEFGTIRRRSSPRAKWLDTHNLLGIVTVTWTMVVGLTGMINTLATPLFDLWRAQLIPVLLAPHLGKPVAPIPSVQAAVDLVRARFPDRLVTSVTMPTSARFGSPQHLVVWTKGATPFTARMLQPMLVDANDGRTIVAPEVPWYLKTLQVSRPLHFGDYGGLPLKIIWALLDVIAIVVLVSGIYLWVARRKPSVRRKLLDAGGPTAAVGA
- a CDS encoding catechol 2,3-dioxygenase: MQPEPILDLAHLGHMELLTPRPDESLKFFVDVMGMTVSGQKGESVYLRGWDDYERYSLKLTASKTSGMGHMALRARSQQALERRVAALKGTGFDIGWIDGDMGQGPTFRCRDPDGHIVELYYETEWYQAPPELRPALKNQAQRFPARGVNVRRLDHLNCLAVDIKANREFFENYLGCRLTEQIVLNDGREAAMWLTMSNKSYDFAYSLDHSGVPGRFHHVTYALDSREEILRAADIFLENGVHIETGPHKHAIQQTFFLYVYEPGGNRVEVANAGARLILAPDWKPIVWTEEERKKGQAWGLKTIESFHTHGTPPVEVKKHG